Part of the Oerskovia paurometabola genome is shown below.
CGACGACGTCGGGGCGACGACGACCGATCGTGACGATCTCGTCGGCGAAGACCGACGTCCAACCGAAGCGCGAGGGGGCCACCGGCAGCCCCGTCTCGGGGTGGATCTGCCCGACGGCGTGGAAGCGGTCGGCGACGTCCTGCTCGGCCGGGGTGTAGCCACGGCCCTTCTCCGTGATGACGTGCACGATCACGGGCGCGCCGTAGGAGCGGGCCCGCACGAACGCGTGCTCGAGGGCCTCGATGTCGTGGCCGTCGACCGGGCCGACGTACTTGATGCCCAGGTCCTCGAACATGCCCTGGGGCGCGACGACGTCCTTGAGCCCCTTCTTGAGCCCGTGCAGCCACTCGTACGCGAACCGGCCGGGGGCGCCCGAGCGCGAGAGCGTGCGCTTGCCCCAGTCGAGGAAGTTCTCGTAGCCGCGCGTGGTGCGCAAGGTCGACAGGTGGTGCGCCATGCCGCCGATGGTCGGCGAGTAGGAGCGGCCGTTGTCGTTGACGACGATCACCAGGCGCCGGTCCTGGCTCTCGGCGATGTTGTTGAGCGCCTCCCAGGCCATGCCGCCCGTGAGGGCGCCGTCGCCGATGACCGAGACGACGTGCCGGTCCCGCAGGCCGCGCACCACGTTGGCCTTGGCGATCCCGTCGCCCCAGCTCAGCGCGGTCGACGCGTGCGAGTTCTCGACGATGTCGTGCGGCGACTCGGCGCGGCTCGGGTAGCCGGACATGCCGTCGCGCTTGCGCAGCGCGGAGAAGTCCTGGCGGCCCGTGAGCAGCTTGTGCACGTAGGACTGGTGGCCCGTGTCGAACACGAACGAGTCCTTGGGCGAGTCGAACACACGGTGCATCGCGAGGGTCAGCTCGACGACGCCGAGGTTCGGCCCGAGGTGCCCGCCCGTGCGGGAGACGGCGGAGACGAGGAACTCGCGGATCTCCGCGGCGAGGGTCTCCACCTGCTGGGGGGTCAGTCGCCGGAGGTCCTCCGGGGACGTGATGCTGCTCAACAGGGTCATAACCGCTCCGTTCCGCCTGCCATTCGACTAGCCCGACAACTCTAGGCCGTCAGGGAGGGTGCTCGCGCCCGGAAAGGGCTGGTCACGACGTCTGCACGCGGTGCGCACCCGATCCACCCTCCCCCTCTGGCGTCCCTCCGTAGACTGCTGGGGTGCGCTTCCTGCCGGGCCAGCGGCCCACCACAGACCTGACCTACGGCGACGTGTTCCTCGTCCCGTCCCGCTCCGAGATCACGTCGCGCTTCGACGTGGACCTGTCGTCCGACGACGGCACGGGCACCACGATCCCGCTCGTCGTGGCGAACATGACGGCCGTCGCGGGCCGGCGCATGGCCGAGACGGTCGCGCGCCGCGGCGGGATCGTCGTGATCCCGCAGGACGTGCCGACCGACGTCGTCGCGGACGTGATCGCCGACGTCAAGAGCAAGGACCCCGTCATCGAGACCCCCGTCGTGGTCTCCCCCACGGACACGGTCCACACGGCCCTGACGTTGATCGGCAAGCGGTCCCACGGCGCGGCCGTGGTCCTCGAGGGTGACCGCCCGGTCGGCGTCGTCACGGAGGCCGACTGCCTGGGCGTGGACCGCTTCACGCAGGTCCGCCAGGTCATGTCCGCGCACCCCCAGGTGGTCGAGGCGTCGGTCGTCACCGGACCGGGCGGTCTGGAGGCCGCGTTCGACGAGCTCCACCGCTCGCGCCGCAAGGTCGCGCCGGTCGTGCGCGACGGACGCCTCGTGGGCGTCCTGACGCGTCGCGGCGCGCTGCGCTCGAGCGTCTACTCCCCCGCCGTGGACGGCTCGGGCCGCCTGCGCGTCGCCGCGGCCGTCGGCATCAACGGCGACGTCAAGGCGAAGGCCGCCGAGCTCCTCGCCGCGGGCGCCGACGTCCTCGTGGTCGACACGGCCCACGGCCACCAGGTCAAGATGCTCCAGGCCCTCGAGGCCGTGCGTTCCCTGGACCCGCAGGTCCCGATCGTCGCGGGCAACGTCGTGACGGCCGAGGGCGTGCGCGACCTCGTGGCCGCGGGCGCGGACATCGTCAAGGTCGGCGTCGGGCCGGGCGCCATGTGCACCACGCGCATGATGACGGCCGTGGGTCGCCCGCAGTTCTCCGCGGTCCTCGAGTGCGCCGAGGCGGCGCGCGAGCTGGGCAAGCACGTCTGGGCCGACGGCGGGGTGCGCCACCCGCGCGACGTCGCCCTGGCTCTCGCGGCGGGCGCGTCCCAGGTCATGATCGGTTCGTGGTTCGCGGGGACGCACGAGTCCCCAGGCGACCTGCACGACGACGGCACGGGCCGCCTGTACAAGGAGTCGTTCGGCATGGCCTCGGCCCGCGCGGTCGCGGCCCGCACCGCTGGCGGCTCGCCGTTCCAGCAGGCTCGCAAGGGGCTGTACGAGGAGGGCATCTCGTCGTCGCGCATGTACCTCGACCCGGCTCGTCCGGGCGTCGAGGACCTGATCGACGAGATCACCGCGGGGCTGCGCAGCTCGTGCACGTACGCGGGGGCGGACTCGCTCGAGGCGTTCGCCGAGCGCGCCGTGGTCGGCATCCAGTCGGCCGCCGGGTACGAGGAGGGGCGTCCGCTGCCCGCGGGCTGGTGACAGTCTCCCCGTCCGCGAGGTCGGCCCGCGCCGACCTCGCGGCCCTCGCCCAGGACGCGGCGCCGTGGCCACGCCCGTGGCGGTACGCGATCGGCACGCTCGACGAGTCGCGCGTGCGGCAGGCCGCGGTGCTGGTCCTGTTCGGCGTGCTCGACGACGTCGCGGCGGCCCGTGACACGTCCCGGCCCGGCGCCGCGCCTCTCCCGGTCGCCGCCGACCTCGACGTGCTGCTGCTCGCACGGGCCTCGACGCTGAGCCACCACCCGGGGCAGGTCTCGTTCCCCGGCGGCCGCCTCGACGACACGGACGCGGACCTGGTCGACGCGGCCCTGCGCGAGGCCGTCGAGGAGACCGGGCTCGACCGTGACGGGGTCGAGGTCCTGGGGACGCTGTCCCCGCTCCCCCTGCCCGTGAGCAACCACCTCGTGACCCCCGTCCTGGGCTGGTGGGCGCGTCCCACGCCCGTGGCCGTGGTCGACTCTGCCGAGTCCGCGCACGTCTTCCGGGTGCCCGTCGCGGACCTGACGGACCCCGCGAACCGGCGCACCGCCGTCGTGCGCCGTGGGCGGGACACGCACAAGAGCCCCGCGTTCCTGGTGTCCGCGGACGGGCGCGAGCACCTCGTGTGGGGGTTCACGGGCGCGATCCTCGACGCGCTCCTGGACCGGCTCGGCTGGGCCGAGCCGTGGGACGCGGCGCGCACGGTCGAGGTGCCGGTCTAGTGGCACTGCGGCCCGCCGCGGAGGTCGACGTCACGGTCGACCTCGTGCGCGCCCTGCTCACCGCCCAGCACCCCGACCTGGCCGGCCTGCCCCTGGAGGTCGTCGCGAACGGTTGGGACAACGTGGTGCTGCGCCTGGGCGACGAGCTCGCGGTGCGGGTCCCGCGCCGCGAGCTCGCGGCCGCGCTCGTGCGCCACGAGCAGGAGTGGCTCCCGGTGCTCGCACCGCACCTCCCGGTACCGGTCCCCGCTCCCGTGCGGGTCGGGCTTCCCTCCGACGGGTCTGCGGGCCCCTCCTTCCCCTGGTCGTGGAGCATCGTCCCGTGGTTCGACGGGCTGAGCGCCCTCGCGGTCGACCCCGCGCTGCGCCGCGCGTTCGCCCCCGACCTCGCCGCCTTCCTCGCGGCCCTGCACGTCCCGGCCCCGCCCGAGGCGCCCGTCAACCCGTTCCGCGGCGTCCCCCTGGCCGCTCGCGACGAGTCGGTCCGGGAGCGCCTCCTGCTGGGCCACGTGCCCGACGACGGCGCCCTCCTCGACCTGTGGTCCCGCCTCGTCGAGGTTCCCCCGTGGGACGGGCCGGCGCTGTGGCTGCACGGCGACCTGCACCCGGCGAACCTGGTGCTCGCGCCCGGCGACCACCGGCTGGGGGCCGTGGTCG
Proteins encoded:
- the dxs gene encoding 1-deoxy-D-xylulose-5-phosphate synthase, with the translated sequence MTLLSSITSPEDLRRLTPQQVETLAAEIREFLVSAVSRTGGHLGPNLGVVELTLAMHRVFDSPKDSFVFDTGHQSYVHKLLTGRQDFSALRKRDGMSGYPSRAESPHDIVENSHASTALSWGDGIAKANVVRGLRDRHVVSVIGDGALTGGMAWEALNNIAESQDRRLVIVVNDNGRSYSPTIGGMAHHLSTLRTTRGYENFLDWGKRTLSRSGAPGRFAYEWLHGLKKGLKDVVAPQGMFEDLGIKYVGPVDGHDIEALEHAFVRARSYGAPVIVHVITEKGRGYTPAEQDVADRFHAVGQIHPETGLPVAPSRFGWTSVFADEIVTIGRRRPDVVAITAAMLHPVGLAPFAEAFPERTFDVGIAEQHAATSAAGMAFAGLHPVVAVYATFLNRAFDQVLMDVALHKAGVTFVLDRAGITGEDGASHNGMWDMAMLRIVPGLHLAAPRDEPTLRDALRHAVDIDDAPSVVRYPKGAVVAPIPAIETVDGVDVVARHDAVPAKKTASTSTAPARKVLLVGVGSMTGTAMAAGEALAAHGVDVTVASPTWVLPMPSALVKLAGEHDLVVTIEDGLADGGVGSLLGQRAVEAGITVPVVPLGLPTVFLDHMSIDQVKATHRLTAQDVTRDALTALALL
- a CDS encoding GuaB1 family IMP dehydrogenase-related protein, translated to MRFLPGQRPTTDLTYGDVFLVPSRSEITSRFDVDLSSDDGTGTTIPLVVANMTAVAGRRMAETVARRGGIVVIPQDVPTDVVADVIADVKSKDPVIETPVVVSPTDTVHTALTLIGKRSHGAAVVLEGDRPVGVVTEADCLGVDRFTQVRQVMSAHPQVVEASVVTGPGGLEAAFDELHRSRRKVAPVVRDGRLVGVLTRRGALRSSVYSPAVDGSGRLRVAAAVGINGDVKAKAAELLAAGADVLVVDTAHGHQVKMLQALEAVRSLDPQVPIVAGNVVTAEGVRDLVAAGADIVKVGVGPGAMCTTRMMTAVGRPQFSAVLECAEAARELGKHVWADGGVRHPRDVALALAAGASQVMIGSWFAGTHESPGDLHDDGTGRLYKESFGMASARAVAARTAGGSPFQQARKGLYEEGISSSRMYLDPARPGVEDLIDEITAGLRSSCTYAGADSLEAFAERAVVGIQSAAGYEEGRPLPAGW
- a CDS encoding NUDIX hydrolase, with translation MTVSPSARSARADLAALAQDAAPWPRPWRYAIGTLDESRVRQAAVLVLFGVLDDVAAARDTSRPGAAPLPVAADLDVLLLARASTLSHHPGQVSFPGGRLDDTDADLVDAALREAVEETGLDRDGVEVLGTLSPLPLPVSNHLVTPVLGWWARPTPVAVVDSAESAHVFRVPVADLTDPANRRTAVVRRGRDTHKSPAFLVSADGREHLVWGFTGAILDALLDRLGWAEPWDAARTVEVPV
- a CDS encoding aminoglycoside phosphotransferase family protein; this encodes MALRPAAEVDVTVDLVRALLTAQHPDLAGLPLEVVANGWDNVVLRLGDELAVRVPRRELAAALVRHEQEWLPVLAPHLPVPVPAPVRVGLPSDGSAGPSFPWSWSIVPWFDGLSALAVDPALRRAFAPDLAAFLAALHVPAPPEAPVNPFRGVPLAARDESVRERLLLGHVPDDGALLDLWSRLVEVPPWDGPALWLHGDLHPANLVLAPGDHRLGAVVDFGDMTSGDPATDLATAWLTFDAAGRRVLRDAVTARCGTDDATWERARGWALVLGTAFAAHSDDDPAFADLGAHTLAQVLGDD